In Eupeodes corollae chromosome 3, idEupCoro1.1, whole genome shotgun sequence, a single genomic region encodes these proteins:
- the LOC129951709 gene encoding uncharacterized protein LOC129951709, whose product MQTFKILILLLGIFGSSLSGSDFNFELERIEAIKGEEETLIDYSGVRLSRPGRGESYVANGFNIISEDLGEDIMHEIKTTYSASGTSQFRVHPYTVQKSTACEFFKTFYREYGQPWIAGHTDFPIIPEEGICPIPKGKYYVKDLLFDSDKIPSHAPRGWWKFEQIFERNGKCVGGLAMYGRITDKL is encoded by the exons atgcaaacatttaaaatccTCATTTTACTTTTAGGGATTTTTGGTAGTTCTTTG AGTGGAAGCGACTTCAATTTTGAGTTAGAACGTATTGAGGCTATAAAAGGTGAAGAAGAAACTCTAATTGATTATTCCGGCGTTCGCCTTAGTAGGCCTGGGCGTGGTGAAAGTTATGTCGCAAATGGCTTCAATATTATAAGTGAAGACTTAGGTGAAGATATCATG CATGAGATTAAAACAACTTACAGTGCATCTGGAACTAGTCAATTCCGTGTACATCCGTACACAGTACAGAAATCGACAGCttgtgaatttttcaaaacattttacagAGAGTACGGTCAACCGTGGATTGCAGGACATACAGATTTCCCTATTATTCCGGAGGAGGGAATCTGTCCAATACCAAAA ggaaaatattatgtaaagGATTTATTGTTTGACTCAGATAAAATTCCAAGTCATGCTCCCAGAGGATGGTGGAAGTTTGAGCAAATATTTGAAAGGAATGGTAAATGCGTCGGTGGTCTGGCAATGTATGGTAGGATAACCGATAAACTTTGA